In Nitratireductor mangrovi, the genomic window GATATTTCTCGTAAAGCTGCGCCCGCAGCTGCTGCAGCGAATCGAAAGGCAGTTTCTTGCCCAGCACGTCCGACAACGCCCGCAGGATCGCCCAGTCCTCCTTGGCCTCGCCAGGCGCGAAGCCGGCGCGGTTGGTCATTTGTACACGGCCCTCGGTGTTGACAAAGGTGCCTGACTTTTCGGCATAGGTCGCGCCCGGCAGGATGACATCGGCGCGGTGCGCGCCGGCATCGCCATGGCTGCCGACATAGACGGTGAAGGCGTCGCCGATCTTGTTCATGTCGAACTCATCGGCGCCGAGCAGGAAAAGCACGTCGAGCGCGCCCATCATGTCCGCAGCCTTCTTGCCGGCTTTGCCCGGCACGAAGCCGAGATCGAGCCCGCCAACACGCGCCGCTGCCGTATGCAGCACCCCGAAACCATTCCAGTCGCCGCTGACGGCTTTCACGTCGCCGGCAATCTTGGCTGCGAGGCCAAGGATCGTGGCACCATCGGAGCGGGCCAGCGCGCCCTGCCCGACGATGATCATAGGGCGTTCGGCCTTCTTCAGCACCGAGAAGAACTTGCCCGTGCCGCCGGCGAGTTCCTTGAGCGTCTCCGCCCCGGCGCCCAGCATCTCGTAGTCGTAGCGCAGATCGCCGACGTTGCCGATGACGCCAATCGGGAAATTGCCCATCCGCCAGCGCTTGCGGATACGAGTATTCAGCACCGAAGCCTCGAAGCGCGGGTTGGAGCCGACAATCAACAGCGCGTCGGCCTTCTCGATGCCTTCGATGGTCGGGTTGAAGATGTAGCTCGCGCGGCCATTGGCGGGATCGAGCGCTGCGCCATCCTGGCGGCAGTCGATGTTGGGCGAACCGAGGGAGCCCATCAGTTCCTTGAGAGCGAACATCTCCTCTACCGTGGCCAGATCGCCGGCAATTGCGCCGATTCTGTCGCCCGACATCCCCTCGACCTTCGCCTTGATCGCAGCGAAGGCCTCACTCCACGAAGCTGGCTCAAGGCGCCCGTTCCTGCGCACATAGGGCCGGTCGAGCCGCTGGGTTCGGATGCCGTCCCACACGAAGCGGGTCTTGTCGGAGATCCACTCCTCGTTCACCGCCTCGTTGACCCGCGGCAGGATACGCATGACCTCGCGGCCGCGGGTGTCGAGCCGGATCGCCGCGCCGACCGCGTCCATGACGTCGATGGACTCGGTCTTTGAAAGCTCCCAAGGCCGCGCCTGGAAGGCGTAAGGCTTCGAGGTCAGGGCGCCGACCGGACACAGGTCGATGACGTTGCCCTGCAGCTCCGAGGTCATGGCCTGTTCGAGATAGGTTGTGATCTCGGCATCCTCGCCGCGGCCGATCAGCCCGAGTTCGGAAATGCCGGCCACCTCGGTGGTGAACCTCACGCAGCGTGTGCAGTGGATGCAGCGCGTCATGATGGTTTTGACCAGGGGCCCGATATATTTGTCCTCGACGGCGCGCTTGTTTTCCTTGTAGCGCGAGGAATCGACACCGAAGGCCATCGCCTGGTCCTGCAGGTCGCATTCGCCGCCCTGGTCGCATATCGGGCAGTCGAGCGGGTGGTTGATGAGCAGGAACTCCATCACCCCCTCGCGCGCCTTCTTCACCATCGGCGTGTTGGTGAAAACTTCCGGTGGCTCGCCGTTGGGGCCCGGGCGCAAATCGCGCACGCCCATGGCGCAGGAGGCGGCGGGCTTGGGCGGCCCGCCCTTCACTTCGACGAGGCACATGCGGCAATTGCCGGCGATCGACAGCCGCTCGTGGAAACAGAAGCGCGGCACCTCGGCTCCCGCCTCCTCCGCCGCCTGCAACAGCGTGTAGTGGTCGGGTACCTCGATTTCCCTGCCGTCGACCTTCAGTATCGTCATGTCGTGCCCCCGGCGCCTCGCGCCGCTTTACTTCTTTCCCGGGGCCGCGGCCCCGGTCTTCCTTACTTGCCGGCTCCAGCAAGCCGCACCGCCTGCCCCAGCCAGTCGTCACGCTCGATGCGGCCCTTGAAGCCGAGCTCCTCGTCGAGCTTCGCGATGTCCGCCTTGGTCAAAGCCGCGATCTGTACGTAAGTGCGGATGCCGCGATCGTTGAGGACCTGCTCCAGCTTCGGCCCGATGCCTGAAATCGCCTTGAGATCGTCCGTTGCCGAAGAGGTCCCGGCATCGGCCCCTTCCGCCTCTTTCGCCGCGGGTTCGGCCTTCGCGATTGGGGCCGGTTTCGCCGCCACCGATTCCCCACGCGGCGAGGCAACCCTCTTCACCGTATCCTCGGCGATGTCACGCGCGGCCCGGGCGCTGGTTTCGGCGATGTCCTCCGCCGCGTGCTCGACGTCCGTGACCAAAGTTTCGACCGCAGCGCGCATGCGCACCCGCGTGGACCTGGGAGCCTTGTAGGCGGGTTCGTCGTCCTCGCCATCGCGCGAAAGCCCCGCTTCGGCCAGGCGCCGGGCGGCCTCCATTGAGCCGGTCATGGTTCCCATCCACAAACCGAACGCCTGCCCGGCAATGCCGATGCCGAACGCCGTCATCGCCGCCGAGGCCGCGAGGGGATGCGCCATCAGGTTTGCGGCACCGTGCATCTCCTTCGGCAGCAGGCCAGAAATATCCCGCGTCATCCTTTCAAGTCCGGCTTCCATTTCCTTTGCATCCGGCAGCGTGTCATGGGGCATGAAATACGGTGACATCTGATGTCTCCCTGTTCTGGTCCACATTCCCCCGGAACGTTCCCCCATGGTCGTGCCTGACGTCTTTTTCTATTCCGCCGCCACCAGCGCCGGGTGGGCGCGGTGGGCGTTGCGGGTGAACTCGTCGATGCGGCGTTCGATCTCGGGGCGGAAATGCCGCACCAGCCCCTGAATCGGCCACGCCGCGGCGTCGCCCAGCGCACAGATCGTATGGCCCTCGACCTGCTTGGTGACATCGAGCAGCATGTCGATCTCGCGCTTCTGCGCCTCGCCGCGCACCAGGCGTTCCATCACGCGCCACATCCAGCCGGTGCCCTCGCGGCACGGCGTGCACTGGCCGCAGCTTTCGTGCTTGTAGAAATAGGAAAGCCGCGCGATCGCCTTCACGATGTCGGTCGACTTGTCCATGACGATGACCGCTGCGGTGCCGAGACCCGACTTCAGGTCGCGCAGTGCGTCGAAATCCATCGGCGTATCGGCAATCTGGTCCGCCGGCACCAGCGGCACCGAGGAGCCGCCGGGAATGACGGCGAGCAGATTGTCCCAGCCGCCGCGGATGCCGCCGCAATGCTCCTCGATCAGTTCGCGGAAGGGGATCGACATCGCCTCCTCGACTGTACACGGGTTGTTCACGTGACCGGAGATGCAGAAAAGCTTGGTGCCGGCATTGTTCTGGCGGCCGAAGGAGGAGAACCACGCGGCGCCGCGGCGCAGGATGGTCGGCGCGACAGCAATCGATTCGACATTGTTGACCGTCGTCGGGCAGCCATAGAGCCCGACATTGGCGGGGAACGGCGGCTTCAGCCGCGGCTGGCCTTTCTTGCCTTCGAGGCTCTCGAGCAGTGCCGTCTCCTCGCCGCAGATATAGGCGCCGGCGCCGTGATGGACATAGACGTCGAAATCCCAGCCATTCTTGTTGTTCCTGCCCAGGAGGCCGGCGTCATAGGCCTCGTCGATGGCGCGCTGCAGCGCCTCGCGCTCGCGGATGAACTCGCCGCGGACATAGATGTAGGCCGCGTGCGCGCCCATGGCGAAGCCGGCGATCAGGCAGCCCTCGACCAGGGTGTGCGGGTCGTGGCGCATGATGTCGCGATCCTTGCAGGTGCCGGGCTCGGATTCGTCGGCGTTGACGACGAGATAATGCGGGCGCCCGTCCGACTGCTTGGGCATGAAGGACCATTTCAGCCCGGTCGGGAAGCCTGCGCCACCGCGCCCGCGCAGGCCGGAATCCTTCATCTCGCTTATGATCCAGTCGCGGCCCTTCTCGATCAGCCCCTTGGTGTTGTCCCAGTGGCCGCGCGCCATAGCGCCCTTCAACGAGGTGTCGAAGCGACCGTAGATGTTGGTGAAGATGCGGTCCTTGTCGGCGAGCATCGCAATCTCCTCAGCGCGGCTTCTTGCCGAAGACGCGGACATATTCCGCCTCGCCGCCCTTGGCGAGCGCCTTGGCCTGCTTGACCCACTCGTCACGTTCGATGCGGCCATGGAACTTCAGGAAGCCGTCGACCCATTCGCGTTCGGCCTTCTTCCAGGCGGCGATCTGCGCATAGGTGAAGATGCCGAGCGAATGCAGGGTCTTCTCGATCTTGGGTCCGACACCGGAAATCAGCTTCAGATCGTCGGGCGCGGCGGGGCGCTCCATGCCGATCGGGCGGTTCTTGTCGAGCAGCGACGGCGCGCCGTCCTGTGCCGCCTTGCCGGCAGCCTTGCCCGCACTCCCTTTCGCGCCGGTTCCGGCAAGCTTCACCGGCCTGGCCGGCGCCTGTCGCGCCTTGCGCTGGCGGGCGTCACCCTCGACGGCCGGTTCGGCCTTGTTGGCGGTACGGGCATTGGCCTTCGGCGCGGCGACGCTTGCCGCCTTCTCGCCATTGGGGCTCGCCTTCACCTTCGACGGCGTCTTCACC contains:
- the nuoF gene encoding NADH-quinone oxidoreductase subunit NuoF yields the protein MLADKDRIFTNIYGRFDTSLKGAMARGHWDNTKGLIEKGRDWIISEMKDSGLRGRGGAGFPTGLKWSFMPKQSDGRPHYLVVNADESEPGTCKDRDIMRHDPHTLVEGCLIAGFAMGAHAAYIYVRGEFIREREALQRAIDEAYDAGLLGRNNKNGWDFDVYVHHGAGAYICGEETALLESLEGKKGQPRLKPPFPANVGLYGCPTTVNNVESIAVAPTILRRGAAWFSSFGRQNNAGTKLFCISGHVNNPCTVEEAMSIPFRELIEEHCGGIRGGWDNLLAVIPGGSSVPLVPADQIADTPMDFDALRDLKSGLGTAAVIVMDKSTDIVKAIARLSYFYKHESCGQCTPCREGTGWMWRVMERLVRGEAQKREIDMLLDVTKQVEGHTICALGDAAAWPIQGLVRHFRPEIERRIDEFTRNAHRAHPALVAAE
- the nuoG gene encoding NADH-quinone oxidoreductase subunit NuoG — encoded protein: MTILKVDGREIEVPDHYTLLQAAEEAGAEVPRFCFHERLSIAGNCRMCLVEVKGGPPKPAASCAMGVRDLRPGPNGEPPEVFTNTPMVKKAREGVMEFLLINHPLDCPICDQGGECDLQDQAMAFGVDSSRYKENKRAVEDKYIGPLVKTIMTRCIHCTRCVRFTTEVAGISELGLIGRGEDAEITTYLEQAMTSELQGNVIDLCPVGALTSKPYAFQARPWELSKTESIDVMDAVGAAIRLDTRGREVMRILPRVNEAVNEEWISDKTRFVWDGIRTQRLDRPYVRRNGRLEPASWSEAFAAIKAKVEGMSGDRIGAIAGDLATVEEMFALKELMGSLGSPNIDCRQDGAALDPANGRASYIFNPTIEGIEKADALLIVGSNPRFEASVLNTRIRKRWRMGNFPIGVIGNVGDLRYDYEMLGAGAETLKELAGGTGKFFSVLKKAERPMIIVGQGALARSDGATILGLAAKIAGDVKAVSGDWNGFGVLHTAAARVGGLDLGFVPGKAGKKAADMMGALDVLFLLGADEFDMNKIGDAFTVYVGSHGDAGAHRADVILPGATYAEKSGTFVNTEGRVQMTNRAGFAPGEAKEDWAILRALSDVLGKKLPFDSLQQLRAQLYEKYPHFAELDQIASGEAADLSKLAKSGGRLNKSPFVSGVVDFYLTNPIARASAVLAECSAMARSGFKQAAE
- a CDS encoding NADH-ubiquinone dehydrogenase — encoded protein: MSPYFMPHDTLPDAKEMEAGLERMTRDISGLLPKEMHGAANLMAHPLAASAAMTAFGIGIAGQAFGLWMGTMTGSMEAARRLAEAGLSRDGEDDEPAYKAPRSTRVRMRAAVETLVTDVEHAAEDIAETSARAARDIAEDTVKRVASPRGESVAAKPAPIAKAEPAAKEAEGADAGTSSATDDLKAISGIGPKLEQVLNDRGIRTYVQIAALTKADIAKLDEELGFKGRIERDDWLGQAVRLAGAGK